The following is a genomic window from Plasmodium berghei ANKA genome assembly, chromosome: 9.
AAGCCCCAAAAGCAAAACGagaaaaatacaaaataaaaaaaaaaataaaaaaattgatgatgaagaatatatttcaaattaTCGAAATGAAGGAGATGCTAGAAAtatgaaaagaaaaagaaaaaaaaaacaattagGAAATGGTGAATATGTTATTGATGATATATCTGAACCcaatgaagaaaatgataaagatgaacttattaatgaaaataatttatcaaaGGAAAGTGATggtgaatatatatatgaccAAGAATTAAACTTATATACAGATGAAGATATTGtagaagaaaaagaaatattaaaaacagAAGTTTATAGTAGTGATTCAGGATTTTGTGAAAATGATTATGGATCGggaagaaaaagaaaaaaaagaaaaatcagaaaaagtgtaaaaaaagaaaaaaaatatattattaaaaatacgaaaaatatatatactggaaatgaaaaaaatatttatgatgaaaataaaacgaTAATTgcaacaaataaaattatttcaaataataaaaaaatggctAATCAatttgaagaaaaaaataatgatccTTCAAAAATTGAAGAATCAAATATAGCAActgaagaaaatgaaaatgaaaatataaaaatagatcCTGGtgataaaacaatatatttaagtGATGAAGatgtgaaaaaatatgcaaaaataattaacaaaattaaacaaaGCTTAgacaaagaaaatataaaagtagATACATATTCTATTAGTAAAAGTATTGTAgaaaatgttataaaaaaatataaaaataaactagatataaaaatgaagttattttctatttgtAGTAACTTATTAAGAAACGATAATTCTGAATTGagaacaaaaatattaaacgGAATTATACATTCCAGTGATTTAGCAAACATGGATGCATCTGATTTAGCACCTATAagtttacaaaataaaagaaaagagcatgaaaaaaaatatttttatgaaagcATTTATTTACgcgaaaattatataaatataaaaaatgctaaaaataatgaagagGAATATTATcaacataatatattatatgatgaaaaaCTTAAACaagatgataataattctaataaaagaaatgatAACACTAGTAGGAGTAGAAGTAACTCTAGTAATAGAAGTAGTTATACATctaattttgataaaattgatataacaaatgaaccttataataataatgataaaaaaaatatgttaatagaaaatgttaataaaaacaatagtGATGGAAAAAATCAAGTATTTTCTCAACAAAATATTAGTAACAATGTATCAAATatcaaagaaaaaaaaaaaaaaaaatcaaaagaTGAAGAACTTTATCATAATACTTATATAATTCCCtcaatagaaaaatatgctcttgaaaatacatatgaaaatttgaaatctgcttataaaaatatgccAAAATATGCTTCTTCTCctattttaacatttttagataattcatataatagAGTTCTTTCAATAATAGATGCAAGTAGAAATGAAGAATTATGAAATGTTcatttgaaatattatttagtTCGCGAAttaattttgaatttttgcttccttttattttcatgtttttgtcttttctttatatattcacacaaatgtttttttttctcatatTTCCCCATTTttatctattttttatgtacaCGCGCATATCCATGTTATTACATAAGCCATTTTTCAGAGAATCATTTTTCCATTTCTAAATATCCCACATATTTATGATGAAACTCGTAAatatacatgcatatatattgcctgtacatttatattttttaccatttagatatcaattttttatacgTCATTGTTAATTTAAGAAAACCATTaatttctcttttttttttgtctcATTTATGCACCAATACacacaaaataatttagcaaatttttttcataatatacttatatatttaaaagatacataaaatttttcttttcaaaCGTTCAATACATGTATGCAATATCACATCCACGTATATAATGTATGTTTGTAGGGATAAAGTATTGTATGAACAACtagaattttatttattattaagtTATTGTTGTATTTAccattatatgtatatttggtgaaatagaaaaaggagaacatttatttttcttccttttctttttctttttttttgtgattttccattttttcatcCCATTTACtgtctatttttttgtaaaatatatttttaagaataTACGGGGTAGCACATTCTTGATGGACTATGAaaatcaaattattttaaattctgaaattaaaataaaaaataaaaaggagGAAAATGGGATAATATATGAAGAGGTAGATAAAGTAGAGGGTGAAGCAAATTATGATCTTCTAATAAATTGGccccaaaaaaaattcggaaaaattgtaaatacAACTGCGCATCAAAAGTCaataaatggaaataaaaattgtttagaacttgagaaaaaaacaaataataataataatataacaaatgATCCATCATTTGACATAAgtgtttatattataaataaaagtataaGAAATGTTAAGAAATGTATAAACaatcttaaaaaaataattaataattattatgaatCAGAATGTGAAAACTTAtataatgatttaaaaagtGAATGTAGCAGCATCGTTAAAACAATGAGTAACTTTGGAGACGTAGAAATTTCCGACGAAAAAAGTAATGGTGAAAACAGCTGTTCAGAAAATATAgacaaaacaaatattgAGGTATTAATTCAAGCcgtaattaataaaaaaaaagaagaaaaaaaatttacaacATTAGACATTATTGATGAATGCTTATCTATAggaaaaatttataataaaagaaataaaatcaatgatataattaataatagtataaaTACTGTAACAGATcaacaaaatttattatattcccAACATTctggaaatataaattctaaattttgtaatataGAGAACATgacaattttaaataacaaaaCGGATATTAACAATTcgttaaatataaatgaactAGATTTTCAAAAATGTGTAGAAGATATTTCAATGTCATCAAATGTTATGCCGATTTTGTATAAAgacaaaattaataataattctcTAAATAAGCTCGggggaaaatataaatatattatcccCGATTCGTGTAACcctataaattataatttatcaaaaaacaaaaacgatttaaatattgaaaaaaatacatcGATTTTACCCGAATATTTATGTACAGGAAatctaaaaaaatgcaCATATTTCTAgcattttttacaaaatctATTCATACATaagtaatataaatttacaCACTTTCTCTTTTTTAGACACAAGCGAAAAAACTGAAGGTAATAATGAATCAACAAATAAACatttgaatttaaaaaagtcGGAAATAtgtgaaaattataaaattacgggtaattatttttatttaggAAATTGTTACTACTAtagttatttattatttttttttattcattttttaaaaatgtattatataattgagACATAATTTACACCTTTAACAAATAGAGGTGAATAACTTAGATGATATTGCAATTTTTATGTTGTTTAATTTaggcatttttttttgaatattatgtaaatttttACCTGAATGTTcagaataaaaattcaaaaaatatatagctGTAAAACAagtaacaataaaaaaaaaaaatacacatataAATCCTACATTTCAGATTACCtggaaaaaattaagggatttataaaaattggaaAAGGAGATCTATCATATGATAATACaggaatttttttaaaaagaaaaaaaaaactaacaGCTTTATTAAGGCCTAAAAAAAGGATTAGTTATTTTGTATTACACatgctattatttttttcctatGCTATTTTGggattttcatttatatttataaagcggattatttataaaatatttttcgaTCAAGATTTGtgatattcattttttcattctatttatttaacatattatttgtGGAATGGTAAGAAAcgtttataattaaattatttcagaacaaattattatgaaataGCTTATACCGAAATTATTTGCCTAAAATCAACTTTTTCAATATagtattatttcattacaACACCACCGAATAGCCGAGTTGCTATATACGcatgtacatatattattctaCATACCTATGCGTGCATGTTTCGCATTTCCCTTTTTAATTGTAAGCGTCATTTTTCGGTTTATTGTTTATGGTTCCCTATTGTgtaaagaaaattaaattaattattcaAATCAAATAGGTGTATGGGGATAAGGTATGTGTATTTAtccattttaaaaaactgtttcataatatagtagcatataatgtttttaatattaattatcgcttatatcattaatctacaataaaaatttaaataataataaaacgaAATTGCGGAGCCAAAATATATACCGCACGTCTATAAATATAACgctatataattatttatcataatgattaaaaaattataaaataaaaaattcataacGAATATGACATGAGTATCATTGTAAAAGTGATAAATGTAAActatgtaaaaataaaaataaaaaaaaataactaaTCTGAATTAACATAACTTAAAAactaaatattaaaataaatatttctttgtaaaaaataatttattgaaATAATTCAGTCCTATTTATGGGAGAGTTGGCTCTGAAAAAATTGTTGTATTTTCACATGCCCCTCCAAATTTTTCTGATAAaatacgaaaaaaaaaaaaaaaaaaatatatatatatatacatatacagttttaaatatacaatacAATACATGCTATTagctaatttttttattatttatttttgccTTACTCTCTAACTGGTCTGGGTCAACTTGTTCAAGcaattttttctaaaaaaaaaaataatatatatcacaacaaattgaaatatattatctatttcatattaaaaattattttgttaaattcttatgcattttaaaaatatgaattttcTTACATCAAGTTCTGACGAGGTGAtagaaatttttttttgggtATTAtactgaaaaaaaataagtaaacgtgtgtaaaataataagtaTATATGGAATTCTCTATAGCAttcttaatatatataaattacaGGTATGATAGATTTAAGCATATGCCACATTCCGGATATAAAGAAAGGCGCGCTCAAAACAAGCATTTTCGACAATCTTGACCTATAGTTACACTAAAATAAAgagggaaaaaaaaaaaaaaaaaaaaaaaaaaatatatatatatattatatatatacatagaTAGATATGTGCATAACTCCTTTATAatgttcatatttattattacactTAAACTCTGAGATATCTCCTTTAATGTTGTTATAGGTATGTTTAAAACATTACATGATGATAAGTCTATGATAACTCGCCATTGCTCTATTTTTCCCTcaacaaataaatttgatataataaattctatataaaaataataaataataatattgtgttatatatgaagcatatcaaaataaaaaaaatgtttatataatatgcatcATTATGCTGATAATTGAAATATTACCCATCCAGTAATAAGCAACCTTTAAAACATCCTTCtgcaaaaattaaaaatcaCCACAAATGACATATAATTGCTTATTCATAATTACttattcataattatttattcacAAATTACCGTATTAACAGTAATGAAGCGTTTGCAATTGATAACAATAATTGGATGCATTTGTTTATCTCGTCCgtgaatataaatatatccatTGTCCTATAAGAAATAACAAaagttgaaaaaaaaaaatatatatatatatatatataactgttaaatatgtaaaaatttataaaattattattattactataatGTCTTTAATATCTTCATGATTTATTGGAAGGTTTTCATCTCTCCACTTTAAATGTCTAAGCATGTCAATGTAGCATTTATCATAAACAAACTCGTTTCtacaataaaaaaggatAGAAGAAAATTGTTTGAAAtagtttttaatattttgtttgtagaaattataattccatttttttccatttttccatttttttatgaataacTAACCCTTGTAAAAATCGTAGCACATAATTATCATCACTAAAAACagtattttgaaaaatattatcatatgTGCGTTGGGGGTAAGGGCCTTTCATGTCTTTAGCTAATTCTGTTTCTTTATTAATtgcattatttatataatcttTTAGTCCTTGaactttttctttttcaaatGAATCTAACTCTtgtttacaaaatatatatcttatGGATTTCTCTCCAGTTTTATGATACTAaacaattaaattaaaaagaagGTTAAATTGTGTATAACTTGGGAATATATAAGAACTCTCGTTTTTCTAAAACAATagaaacatatttatatataaatatgtccatatattatgaatattgaaaattcttacatattttatttcatctttAGTTGGGGTATATGCTAAAACTTTTTCAGATAAGTATGTATTGTTTCTATTTTCTGGCATTTTCTCAATTTTAGGTGAAAAAATAACAGAGTTTTATACACAAAagttaaattatttttcctaaaaatctataaaaatataaattaaatacaaGCGTGActgaaaatatttcttattaaatatagatgtaaatatatgtagATATACCCATGATAGTTTACTataattacatatatatgtgtaatagtatataaatttgaagtgatataataatatttattatattacaaacaaatatagccaatatttttattccctCTATTTATTCAGAAAAATCAATTTCAcctcaaataaaaaacatatattaaaaaatgcgtattataaatattttgttatactttttttttcttttttcatttttttttattaatatgagttttttttagaataGCATTTCAATTCTCGtgtttaaatatatcataagATATAATATCCTTAACAAtgtgtttattttttttttgttttatgcatatataatagttgtgacacaaattaaatatttacttATTATATGGAAAGCAAAGTGTGGGAatgcataataatatatacatgcatattttttttttttttctaaactAATGGTATTttgtaattaaaaaaaaaaagagacttaaattttattttaaacactacaattttttaaaatgttaaaataaaatatttatctatataaacaaaaaaaatatatatataataagttTACTAATTATTACCGTtatttgtaatatattatatgtaataattaagaaatgaaaaatgggaatatatatatattattaagtgaaaatatttaggaaaaattaatttatagcGTTTGACATTTTCctattatatttcatgatattttttttcaaatcaaatgaaaatttcACCAACATGTGTGTGTGCTGATAATATAGAGAAAGAGAGACAATCATGAATTTGTATTATacatcatattttaaaaaataatgatttttttattttagaatgtgtaaaaaaaaatgtatatttagagatctacaaaataatgtaaCATAATTTAGTTGTTCATATGAAAAGTCTAAGGAcataaaattgataaaataaaaatgtataattaacaataataataataataaaataaaaagcttaaaaaaaataatgccATTTTAATCACTCTATAAAATAAcgtaaaattttatttatattatgaaaaacaattttttataccaTTTATCGAGTTTCAAATCTtttatctatttttttttttgcatccATTTTATATTGTGATTCAGGCTTTTTCACAAAAGAATACATTGTATGAAATACAAGAACTAGTGTAAAGGCaatctataaaaaaaaaaaaaatagtaatgtTTTGTAATTAgcaaatattatatagatAAGAAAAACtttcaaaaaatgattGTTCAGTATTTTTACCATAATAAGTGCACATATAAATCCTATGAATGATTTAAAATCGGTTCGAAACGATTTGTcgataatataatttatttgtttcttGATTTTTGCCATTAATctgtataaaaaatcaaaaggTATATGCATGTGgtgaattattaaaatgtggtgaattattaaaatgtgTGCAAGTTAATAACATGGCCATTTTAGTGAATTCCTCCACTTTAGGTTTAATTCTTTTGTTTTCTATGTCGTCtgtcaaaaaaaaaaaatatatatatatatatatatatattctataGCTTTTAAcccttatattttttttagctCGATATgcttatcattttcatatcATTTACCAATTATGTTTTGTATATGGTCAATATCGAAATAGTcctcaaaataatattcctattaaaaaaatatataaaaatataaaacccgtaatacaaaacaaaataatataaataaaaagacaAAACTTACACGAGGGTTTTTGCTAAATACAATTATTTGAGGAAATTTGTTTGAATCGGCGCCATACAATTCTAAGTTCTTTTTTAGAAATGAAAAGtaaaaaagataatttACACTACAATATGTGTACAAACATTTGTTAACATATttgcatataaaattatatacatatttttaatgcaatattatatattcttttcattttatcaatatttttcacttttttgtGATTACTtcttcataatattttccatCTATATAGGAAAATATGTATTCcttcaaatttatatgccttaaaaaaaaaaaataacaatttatCCATTTAAGgagaaatatatgaaatgtggaaaaatatatttagacTTTCGAAATTGTGAATTCTTTAAATTGACATACCTTTTGGCAAATTGAgtaaattgaaaaatatatttatcaggTTCATTTTGAAAGTCAATTAAAAGTAATATCAAATTATTTCCtgaaattataatataaattagtAAGTATCCAATTTTAGgggataataaaaaatatgaacatatatatttattatggAGTTGTATTACCGCTACTCcttatgttaaaaaaactatAGTGATCTATTTTGCTTACTAAGGGAAacctatttttattaacaaaatgtTTTAACTCTTCAAAATTCTgcaaaaatgtatatattatagcacacatattattaattatataaaataaaatgtggCAATTAAAATAGCTATAACTAATAAAGGAAtcaaacataaaatattccaaacttcaattaattatatctttttttttctcacCATTTGATTAATATTAGaaacaaaattatcatGCGCACCCTGAACATGCAAACTGGTATTTTTGATGCTTAACTTGGTGCATAATTCCTAAACATAGAAAATACAACAAAAAAAGCACACACCTTTGTTTATATGctcatatatatcaatgaatatatatatatatatatatatatatatatatgactttattaaattctttattttctatataacTTGATTCTTAATGTTGAGAAAATAGTTTTCTTCGAAATATAGTTTAGCGACCTTGATTAAATTGtcctaatatattttttggtgtaattaaaaataaaacaatatgtTTACAtccttaaaaaatattgcttgttaatataattgtttatattttttttttctctaacatttaaattttctgaACAGGTCAGAAATAAACTGTCGTTTGTTTTGTAGTTGTTTAGTTCCTCTTcagaatatatatcatgAAATATTGGACTGTTTTAAAAGAGGgtataaacaaaatggggaaaaatgtatatatggaaagaaagaaaattatacatttaAATGGGCAGGTATGGcagtatattattatttttttttttaaattgtatTTACGTCGTTGCGTAATATagccatttttttaaaatcgaTACGTTATTTACATCATTTGAAAAAGTTGAGATTAATTCGTTTCCTTTAAATCtaaaagaattaaatgagaagatatataaagaaaaagtaATTGACTATACAATTATAAggatatttatatatacatataatattcatttattttacaattttaattGAGGGACATTTGAAACCTTGTATTTATCACATATAGCTCGTTCATTTGTATTGTCACAATTTACCTAAAAAAAGTTACAATTTTCAACAATATCAGGattaagtatatatatgaataaataaaaatatatatcacataaaaggaataatatttatataaaggGTGAGTATAGATGAAtttctaatattttaaactTACTTCtccaaaataaattttttttttattttcattttgaaCATCATATCTTAAATTTGTGATTTTATTCCAAATACGTTTGCAATGCACACAATGAGGTGCATAGCTTCATTGATAATATCCCaaataagaataaaaaaaaataacaaattaaggaaaatttttatgaatatgaGAAAGACAACAACCCTCCTTAGTATGGagtttaatatatatgtaaacatatttatcacaaataaataaataacttGAAATAAAACGGATGTgctaaaatataaagacaAACAAGCATGATTGCACAattcaattatttttatgttttgaGAATTACAATTTGATAAGCCAATACTCATTTAATTCAAATACACTTTGGATATTATTGGAAGTGACTTTTAGTATTTCATTTTGGGGATAGAAATACTTTGCATTGATGTTACAcgcaaaaaaatataaaaatatataaacaaaaaaaatatttatcattttataaataatatcattataCAATAGACTTTCAATTTTATGTTTACTATTTTAACGactaatttaaaaaaaaataaatataaaaacaaaaaaatgatgcaTAATATAAAGGCTTATTTCcccataaaataaattcccttgaattgtaataaaaaaataattaataaaatagtaaaaaaacaaattttgctattttttccctttttcattatataatatgatataatattggCGTGTTTATTATCGtgttaattaaaaaaaaatatatataacagtattatatatgtataatcGATTTAATAGATtgcataataatacaaataaggattagaaaatacaaaaaaaaaaattaaaaataaataaacaaacgGTAATTaaccaaaaaataaatatacaaatataaaataatagtaaatgctgaaaaaaataataaaattaaattaatgaaaaattgaATTTGATAAAGTGTTGCAATTTGGGGTTTTCACCTTTTTTATAGTTGTTTTCCCTCCATACTTATAAGGattgcatatttatattcatttagtTAGGATTtacttattattatttacatttttaaagtAAATTTAgttaaatattaacattATTCAAAAATCGATATAACTTACTCCTTTCTTTTAagcataaaatattattatcattatttggGCCATTCTTTATAGTTCCACTTAcgattttatattttaacatatattttatagtattctataaaaatggaaaataaatgaa
Proteins encoded in this region:
- a CDS encoding protein disulfide-isomerase, putative, whose amino-acid sequence is MINIFFVYIFLYFFACNINAKYFYPQNEILKVTSNNIQSVFELNEYWLIKFYAPHCVHCKRIWNKITNLRYDVQNENKKKIYFGEVNCDNTNERAICDKYKVSNVPQLKLFKGNELISTFSNDVNNVSILKKWLYYATTPIFHDIYSEEELNNYKTNDSLFLTCSENLNDNLIKVAKLYFEENYFLNIKNQELCTKLSIKNTSLHVQGAHDNFVSNINQMNFEELKHFVNKNRFPLVSKIDHYSFFNIRSSGNNLILLLIDFQNEPDKYIFQFTQFAKRHINLKEYIFSYIDGKYYEENLELYGADSNKFPQIIVFSKNPREYYFEDYFDIDHIQNIIDDIENKRIKPKVEEFTKMAILMAKIKKQINYIIDKSFRTDFKSFIGFICALIMIAFTLVLVFHTMYSFVKKPESQYKMDAKKKIDKRFETR
- a CDS encoding CRAL/TRIO domain-containing protein, putative, with the translated sequence MPENRNNTYLSEKVLAYTPTKDEIKYYHKTGEKSIRYIFCKQELDSFEKEKVQGLKDYINNAINKETELAKDMKGPYPQRTYDNIFQNTVFSDDNYVLRFLQGNEFVYDKCYIDMLRHLKWRDENLPINHEDIKDIIDNGYIYIHGRDKQMHPIIVINCKRFITVNTKDVLKVAYYWMEFIISNLFVEGKIEQWRVIIDLSSCNVLNIPITTLKEISQSLSCNYRSRLSKMLVLSAPFFISGMWHMLKSIIPYNTQKKISITSSELDKKLLEQVDPDQLEKKFGGACENTTIFSEPTLP
- a CDS encoding TFIIS central domain-containing protein, putative, which translates into the protein MDILTKKENIPQWELNDFNKFVEFEVNELYSNKLIQFTNSNLHDVFIYYIKTVDINNLINYIILKFLWNISKISISIKLNNNKIHTWLQKDKQTNICLTFYNCKQNNISNLYYYDTFFSEFYNMTNIYNLNFHIHNECLKNIIHLYISLIYLCNITKNGNLLNAAIANFLYHAKIKKDEILPAQARKKKGIIAFSIIRFLTDNKNNHKNEEKKGENENDKNNENNENNENCSNNNGENKRSGTGRREGEENGKNDENRKNDENRKNDENRKNDENRKNDENDENDENSNDSEEGENNPKKQKKRKKMENPNGEKNVKDISPKSKTRKIQNKKKNKKIDDEEYISNYRNEGDARNMKRKRKKKQLGNGEYVIDDISEPNEENDKDELINENNLSKESDGEYIYDQELNLYTDEDIVEEKEILKTEVYSSDSGFCENDYGSGRKRKKRKIRKSVKKEKKYIIKNTKNIYTGNEKNIYDENKTIIATNKIISNNKKMANQFEEKNNDPSKIEESNIATEENENENIKIDPGDKTIYLSDEDVKKYAKIINKIKQSLDKENIKVDTYSISKSIVENVIKKYKNKLDIKMKLFSICSNLLRNDNSELRTKILNGIIHSSDLANMDASDLAPISLQNKRKEHEKKYFYESIYLRENYINIKNAKNNEEEYYQHNILYDEKLKQDDNNSNKRNDNTSRSRSNSSNRSSYTSNFDKIDITNEPYNNNDKKNMLIENVNKNNSDGKNQVFSQQNISNNVSNIKEKKKKKSKDEELYHNTYIIPSIEKYALENTYENLKSAYKNMPKYASSPILTFLDNSYNRVLSIIDASRNEEL